GTATCGAATAGGGTGAAAAAAGAGGCCGAGCAGCTCGGGATATATCTCGTTTACCTCCCACCATACTCGCCCGATCTCAATCCGATCGAGTTTGTATGGAAGAGCATCAAAAGAGTCATCTCGATTCTTTTTGTGGATAACGTAGAGGTTCTGAGGAGGATAATCGAAAGAACATTCAGTAGGCTTGCAGAGAGCTTATCATTTGCTAAGTCGTGGATAGAAAAATTCATCCCATCGTGGATTTAGTTTTGCGGGGGACTATAAATAGAACATCTTCATCTTGGATAAAATATTTTTCAACTTCTTGCATATTTTTAGGTATATATGTTAATTCATCAAAATTTATCTTATTCCAATTTGCTATATTGTATGGTCTTAACTGCGGAATTCCATTATTAGCACCTATCTTTCTTCTTTTTTGCTTAGATAAAGCAAAGCCTGACTTCACCTCTTCCACAAATTCCTTAACTTTTAACTCCCTCCACTCAACTTCTTCGGATTCCCACGGTTTTTTATTTTTGACCATAAGAATCACCGCGAAATCTAGAAAGTTCCGAAGGTATAAAATCAGAGAATCCGCTTTTTTTCACAAAAAATAGGATAACATCCAAAAATATTTCTTCATCATTATAAAAAGAAGTATAATAAAGAGGAAAATGGACAAAATGGTTTCTCACAAAAATGAGATACTCTAATTTTTCTCCAATCTCATTTAAAATATCTTTACTCATCTTCTTCTTGAGGTTACCTAATGTTCTCTTTGATGGGTCCATCTCTAAAAAATACTCAAATTGTTTGGAAATAAAATATAATTTGATACCCCCTTCTAATGCAATAGATAGTAAACCATACAGTAAAGGAATTTTTTGAAGTGTGATTGTATCCTCTTTAACTCGTGAATATTCTTCTAAAATATGCTTTATTGTTTCCGCTAAATCCGACAAGTATCTCTCTTTTTGTTTGTCATTCTCAAATATTTTTAACAACTTACACTCATTCTTTTTGTATTCACGAATTAATTCATTTTTTCTATCTTTAAGATATTTCATCTTAAAATCTCCTGCAACTCCTCAAACAACTCCATAACCTCTTTTTCCTCTCTCAAAACATCCTCTAAAATCTCTCCTGCTGGTCTGTATTCTTTTTCCTTCAACTTGTTCGGATTTCTTGGCGTTAGTTCATAAGTTTCTTCGTCAATCCCATCAATCTTGACAATCCATGAATTTTCGCTTACCTCTCTGTTCTGCCATTTTTCATAGCAGTCCTGCCAGTCTTCATCCCTCATTGGTCTTGTCTTGGTAAAGTTTTTCATCTCTTCTGGAGGTTGAATCTCATAGTACCATATCTCCTCTGCTGGTCCTGTTTTGTCGAAAAACAGAAGGTTGGTTTTAACAGGTGTTTTTCCAGATGCCGTAAATACTCCTTTGGGCAAGGAAACAATTGTATGGACGTTGTAGTTTTCAAGAAGTTCTTTTCTAACCCTGACAAAAGGTCCTGTTGTGTTGGATAAGACGCCTTCAGGAACAACGATTCCAACCCTTCCACCCTGCTTTATCTTTCTCATCACATACTGCAGAGCCATTAACTCAGTATTAGAACTTTTGACGGGGAAATTAACCTTAAACCTCTCATCAAACTTTCCGCCAAATGGGGGATTTGTAAGGATAATATCCACTTTTTCTTTTTCCTGAATTTTTCTTATATCGTCGGCAAAAGTATCAACCTTGTAAATGTGAGATGTTGGGAGATCGTGCAAAAGAAGGTTCATTATTCCTATAAGGTAAGGGATGTCTTTCTTATCCTGTCCATAGAACATATCATGTAAAATCTTCGTTCCCTTTGTTGTAAAAACTCCTATACTCTTGAGAATGTGGCTGTAGCTTTCGATCAGGAACCCAGAAGAGCCTAAGAATGGATCTAAAATTTTTTCACCAAGTCTGGGATTAACAATCTTTACCATCAACCTTATAATAGGTCTTGGAGTGTAATACTCTCCTGCATATTTGCCCATTTCTCCAATTTCTGGTAAGAGTTCTTCGTAAAGTGCAGAAATGACATAAATATCCTCTCTTGTTCTGAACTTCAACTCATCAAGGAGTAAAGCCACTTCTCTCAATTTGTAGCCATCTTTTAGAAAATTCTGGATTTCTTTACCGCTGAAAATAGTGGCAATTAACTCTTTCTCACCATCACCATCCAATCTGGAAAGAAAAGGGAATAGCTTGTTGTTGATGAAATCTATAAGCTCTTCGCTTCTCCAGTCTTTATGAATCCAGTCTTTCCATCTGTATGAGGGAGGGATGTTCCTCTGATATTCTTCACCCTTCAACTCTGCCTTTAACTCTCTTTCATCCTCCAGCTCATCATAGAGTTTAAGGAAAAGCATCCATGATAACTGGACTATGTAATTAACTGATGCGATCTCGTTTCTCAGCAAATCGCAGGCCTGCTTGAACTTTGATTTTAATTGCTGCCTATCCATTATCTAACACCACCAGCCTCATAGAGACCTTGAGAAATGCCTTCAAGGGTATGTATGAGATTGTCTATTCCACCGAAGGAATCAATAATTTCCTTCAATTTACCGATTTTCTGGATATCTGGGGATTCCAGAGCTTCTGGGGAGATCTCATCAATGCCACCGATCTTGTATTTTTCTATAAGGTTCAGTAAAACCCCTTTGGCGGTCTCATTGAAGGAGTTAATAAATTGCTGTTTTTCATTTAACAATGCCTGAGCCCTATCATCTCTGCTCAGAATTGGAGCATCAAAAGCCACATGAGCAATAACATCAAAGGCATCTGCATCAGGTCTATCAAGCAACTGAGCTATTAACTCTGGATTTATACTCTTTTTCTTTAAATCTTCCAAGAATTTCTTTCTGCTCTCCTTATTTATCCAGATTTTTCTTAAATCATCAAGCGTAAGAATCTTTTTCCTCACATTTTCTCCGGCATACTCAATATATCTCGCTTTATTCAGTTTCTTACCTTCTACTTCAACATATAGCTCTTCTTCGATGTAAACACCGATACCTTTAACAACTATTTTACCCTCTTTAGGTTTTCTCTTCTTTAATTCAATTACAACAGCTATCCTATCCTTAAATGGAATGGGATCTACACTTACCTCCCTGAGTTTATAGTTCTTTGCTTCAACTTTTACTTTTACTGGCGAATGTGGGCAACCATCAATAGTGAATTCTCCACTTTCATTAGTTTTGGCCGGTTTTACCATATTGACGCCCAATTTTGCTGTTATTCTTGCATTAGCAATAGGTGTTCCATCCTCCTCATCCACAACTTTTCCCTTTATGAAGTAATCAAAAGGCCCCTCTGGGATATCTGGTATGTATTCCTCGGGTGGTAAATCCCATGGATCCAAAAGACGGGTTGCATTTACAAAGTCTATTATTCTGAAATAGAATTTATTTGCATCCTCACTTATCCTGCTCCCTCTACCCATAATCTGCTTGAACAGTACCTTTGATGCAATGGGCTTCATAAAAACAATATTTTTCACAGGAGGAATATCAACTCCTGTGCTTAATAGATCCACAGTCACGGCAATAACAGGTATCTGATATTCAGAATCTGCCATCCTTTCAGCAAGCTCTATTGCGTTTGGTTCTTCATCAACTATTCTAACAACAAAATCATCGGCATTTACACCGGTTGAAGCAATTTCATAAGCTAATTCATTTTGCAGAACCTTTACAACGTCAAGGGCATGTTCTTTTGTCACACAGAAAACGATTGTTTTCTCTGTTGGACCGTAAATCTTCAGTATTTCAGCAAGTTTCTTGGTCATAGCTTCTGTTCTATCAGGTAGAATTATGCTTCTCTCAAACTCTCCAACCGAGTAGAATTCCTTAACCTCTGTTTCTTCAGGAGTATCAATAACAGCACCTTCGCTTGCTACATCAGTAAGAGATATTCCGCCTTTCTTATCAATATTCACGTAAATTTTATGAATCTTATAAGGAGAGAGAAATCCGTCATCTATACCCTGTCCTAAGCTGTAAACATAAACAGGCGTACCAAAATAAGCGTAGGTATCTCTGTTATCATCATCACTTTTTGGTGTGGCAGTCATACCAAAATGAACCGCATCTTTAAAGTGATCAAGAATCTCCTTCCATCGCCCATATCCTGATCTATGGCACTCATCAATAATTACCATATCAAAAAAGTCAGGAGGATATTCCTGATAGAGCCTCTTTCCATTTTTCTCAGAATAGAGCGTCTGATATGTAGCAAAATAAATATCCCTGATTTTAGGAGCTTTCCCTTCTTTTATTACCTCCCTTGCACCACCAAATGGCTCAAAGAACTTATTACAGGCTTGATCTCTTAACATCACTCTATCTGCAATATAAAGTACTCTTCTGATTTTCTTAGTGTTATAGAGCTTCCATGCTACCTGAAAAGCAACATAGGTCTTACCCGTTCCGGTCGCCATAGTAAGTAGAATACGCTTTTTACCGTTCAGAAAAGCTTCTATAATGTTCTTTACTGCCGCAATCTGGTAATATCTTGGGGTCTTGTTCTGAACAACCTTATACGGGTATAAAAGTGGATTTTCATCTTTATCAAATGGAAGTGGTTTGTTAAATTTCCAGAGTGAATATCGCTTCCATAGTTCCTGAGGAGATGGAAACTTATCAATTGTGGTTTGCCTTTTGGTTATGAAATCATATTCCTCAATTTTATGACCATTTGTTGAGTATGTGAATGGGACATTTAGCATCCCCGTATATCTTTTTGCCTGCTGGATTCCTGCCGCATGATGTTTTGCCTCTTCTTTTGCCTCAACAACAGCTATCGGGAAGTATCTCTCTAAAAATAGAATATAATCAGGTTTTACTCCTTCTTTTCTATTTCCATATTCATCTATAATCCGACCTTCTGTTATTTTTAACTCACGTTGGATTAAATCTTCTGACCATCCAGATTCATGTAATTTTGGATCTATCAGCTTAGCTCTTGTTTCTGCCTCGTTTAGCATGATTTTTCACCCATTTATATTGATCATTCTTCAATCTTATATCTTTAACGTCTTTCTTCTACATTATAGGATAACTCACATTTTTGATCGCTCGATAAGCTCTGAGAGATCTATAACCTTTCCACCGACATCAGCCAGGTTGATGAGGCACAATGGACAGGCTGTAACGATCAGATCCACATCAGGTGGTAGATCATCGAGCCTCCTTTCTGCAATCGAGGTTGAGAGTTCATGATATCCCGATCTAACCCCACCACCGCCCCCACAGCATCCTGAAAGTTCCCGATTCCGTTTCATCTCGCTTAAACCACAGATTCGCTCAATCACCGCTCGTGGCTCATCTATCACCCCCCCTCCTCGCCCGAGATGGCATGGATCATGGTAGGTTACGGTGAGATCGAGCTTTCCAGGATCAATTTCGTCAAGATGCTCGTGGAAGAACTCTGCTGTGTGAATAACCTTACATTCAAGCTCGTAATCGTTCTTGAGTGTCTTGTAGCATCCAGCACAGCTCGTTAAGATAATCTCTGCCCCGCTCTCCTCAATCTGCCTGATGTTTGAATCAAAAGTTGGTGGATTCATCCCCATCCGAAAGAGTGGCGAACCACAGCATTTTTCATCATCAAGGAGTGATATTCCATAATCAGAGAGAATCCTCAGTGTTGATGCCGCAACATCAACCGATCGATAGGAAGGTAAACATCCAACAAAGTAGACAATATCAGACCTCTTCTTAAGTGAGATACCATCAATCCCTTCAAGCCACGCCCGTCTCGATCTCTTATCGCTCATTGGATTTCCAAATACGCTTATAGCCTCATACATCTCGTTGATCCGTCTATTATCAACGCAATCTTTCAGATACGCCCGGCGCATACTCTCAACGATCGATTCAACCTCGACGTCAGATGGGCAGATATTTGAGCACGCCTGACAGGTTGTGCATGTGTAGATGCTCTTTTCTGTGCCTTCGATCCATTTTGTCTTTTCAAGATAGTTTAAACCAAGCATAATCCTTCCTCTGGGCCCCATCGACTCCCAGCCCTCTGATTCAAGCGTTGGACATACAGTGCGACACCTGCCGCATCTGAGACAGTTCAAGAGTTCGATTATATTGTGCGATCCAATAGAGCTCATTAGTCAGCCTTGACTGTGCAAACTGATAAATATTAGCATGAATAGTAACACGTGATGTATATCGTTGTCTTTATCACACCACTTGGCAATACTTACTTCGGCATGCCTGATCGGTATCTGAAACAACTCTTCAGTTATCAGTGGGAAGAGCGCGAGCGATATAGAGAGCTTTTGGATCTGGCAATGAAGGAATTCTCACCGCTCAATCCCTGTGATCAGCCGACAGCAGATATCACAGTTTCAATCAAGAGGGGTGTCATTGAGATCCGGAAACTTGATATGCTGAGAATGGGGGATATCCTGCAAAAACTGAAGATTCTCATCGCAGACGGATGCGTAAAGGAGGATGTGGAGGCCTACTTTGGGTGGGAGGTTGAATCGATACTGATGCAGAAGGATGAAGGGGGGTACGACAGTTTTGTTCAGATCGTCTTTGCCAACCAGATCATAATTGAAGCATACCGTGAGGATGGAGTGATTGAGGAAGGCGAAGAACCGTTCTGTATATTCAGGATCAAGAAGCTCACCGATATCCCAGGAACTCTGGATTATGATATAAATTCAATTGGTCTGTGGGTTGATCTGGAAGGTGCTGAGATAGGGGCAATATTTGGTACGAACGGACATTTCATACCGTCTGTGCGAAAAAAGTGTGTTCCACTGATCTCCAAGTTTTCAGGTTTCTTTGAAGGGGATTATTTTGGAATTGAGTCAAGAAGCGGCTCGATTTATATTTACTATTCGCTTGTGGGCTATGAGGGTGAAGAGGAGGAAGCAAAGTTTATCGATGTCCTCCTGAGGTTTGCTGAGATTGAAAAAGAGCTTGTAAAAGGAGACTGGAGGGTACTTGAAGAGATTGAGGACTGGATTCCTGTTTAATCGCTTCCAGTCTTTCACCATGTTATACCCCAAGGTCGGATTTTATATTATCACACGTTTTAATTTATTCTCCTGCAAAACTCAGGTATTTTCGATTCATTTATGTTAAAA
This genomic window from Candidatus Syntrophoarchaeum caldarius contains:
- a CDS encoding Transposase, with the translated sequence MGFYPIRGEEVIIFPENSKIESFIDFLRAIRAVNDDYKAIIVVLDNFSTHVSNRVKKEAEQLGIYLVYLPPYSPDLNPIEFVWKSIKRVISILFVDNVEVLRRIIERTFSRLAESLSFAKSWIEKFIPSWI
- a CDS encoding type I restriction-modification protein subunit M, producing MDRQQLKSKFKQACDLLRNEIASVNYIVQLSWMLFLKLYDELEDERELKAELKGEEYQRNIPPSYRWKDWIHKDWRSEELIDFINNKLFPFLSRLDGDGEKELIATIFSGKEIQNFLKDGYKLREVALLLDELKFRTREDIYVISALYEELLPEIGEMGKYAGEYYTPRPIIRLMVKIVNPRLGEKILDPFLGSSGFLIESYSHILKSIGVFTTKGTKILHDMFYGQDKKDIPYLIGIMNLLLHDLPTSHIYKVDTFADDIRKIQEKEKVDIILTNPPFGGKFDERFKVNFPVKSSNTELMALQYVMRKIKQGGRVGIVVPEGVLSNTTGPFVRVRKELLENYNVHTIVSLPKGVFTASGKTPVKTNLLFFDKTGPAEEIWYYEIQPPEEMKNFTKTRPMRDEDWQDCYEKWQNREVSENSWIVKIDGIDEETYELTPRNPNKLKEKEYRPAGEILEDVLREEKEVMELFEELQEILR
- a CDS encoding type I restriction enzyme EcoAI R protein, translating into MLNEAETRAKLIDPKLHESGWSEDLIQRELKITEGRIIDEYGNRKEGVKPDYILFLERYFPIAVVEAKEEAKHHAAGIQQAKRYTGMLNVPFTYSTNGHKIEEYDFITKRQTTIDKFPSPQELWKRYSLWKFNKPLPFDKDENPLLYPYKVVQNKTPRYYQIAAVKNIIEAFLNGKKRILLTMATGTGKTYVAFQVAWKLYNTKKIRRVLYIADRVMLRDQACNKFFEPFGGAREVIKEGKAPKIRDIYFATYQTLYSEKNGKRLYQEYPPDFFDMVIIDECHRSGYGRWKEILDHFKDAVHFGMTATPKSDDDNRDTYAYFGTPVYVYSLGQGIDDGFLSPYKIHKIYVNIDKKGGISLTDVASEGAVIDTPEETEVKEFYSVGEFERSIILPDRTEAMTKKLAEILKIYGPTEKTIVFCVTKEHALDVVKVLQNELAYEIASTGVNADDFVVRIVDEEPNAIELAERMADSEYQIPVIAVTVDLLSTGVDIPPVKNIVFMKPIASKVLFKQIMGRGSRISEDANKFYFRIIDFVNATRLLDPWDLPPEEYIPDIPEGPFDYFIKGKVVDEEDGTPIANARITAKLGVNMVKPAKTNESGEFTIDGCPHSPVKVKVEAKNYKLREVSVDPIPFKDRIAVVIELKKRKPKEGKIVVKGIGVYIEEELYVEVEGKKLNKARYIEYAGENVRKKILTLDDLRKIWINKESRKKFLEDLKKKSINPELIAQLLDRPDADAFDVIAHVAFDAPILSRDDRAQALLNEKQQFINSFNETAKGVLLNLIEKYKIGGIDEISPEALESPDIQKIGKLKEIIDSFGGIDNLIHTLEGISQGLYEAGGVR
- a CDS encoding iron-sulfur binding protein, producing MSSIGSHNIIELLNCLRCGRCRTVCPTLESEGWESMGPRGRIMLGLNYLEKTKWIEGTEKSIYTCTTCQACSNICPSDVEVESIVESMRRAYLKDCVDNRRINEMYEAISVFGNPMSDKRSRRAWLEGIDGISLKKRSDIVYFVGCLPSYRSVDVAASTLRILSDYGISLLDDEKCCGSPLFRMGMNPPTFDSNIRQIEESGAEIILTSCAGCYKTLKNDYELECKVIHTAEFFHEHLDEIDPGKLDLTVTYHDPCHLGRGGGVIDEPRAVIERICGLSEMKRNRELSGCCGGGGGVRSGYHELSTSIAERRLDDLPPDVDLIVTACPLCLINLADVGGKVIDLSELIERSKM